Proteins from a genomic interval of Tiliqua scincoides isolate rTilSci1 chromosome 11, rTilSci1.hap2, whole genome shotgun sequence:
- the LOC136662307 gene encoding G protein-activated inward rectifier potassium channel 4-like, with protein MELQPGKRLCVRNNTADWQLQCQESWNRRNSIPPAKTPTAKHMLAYLPRPPTETSTYGTFHQKPEMMVIPMGALDENQQHTETAATKRSALTCNYVSASCSSNIPNDRTVLLQRRLSTVEQTSYGALVPTKHRPSVSINTDELPKYHRSSRTDPLPPSLLRDLNARLYPQHALSAPNIISSSRTKTPTRSVVSVPTSDRGQSRRCKLMDDDRQFGLGNKQQRQRYVTKVGKCQVNLGNIQEKKRFLSDIFTTIVDLKYRWFLFVFSMCYIITWVVFGIMYYCDAWIRDDINHIGDPEWKACIENIDNFISALLFSVESQRTIGYGSRIVTAHCSEGVILLMAQSIIGSMIDALMVGCMFVKISRPKKRAQTLIFSKKCVISHRDEKLCLMFRIGDLRDSHMVDAKIRAKLIKSRQTKEGEFIPLEQSELNLGYDTGEDRLFLVEPQIICHVINDTSPFWEMSAEALKREQFEIIIILEGIVEATGMTCQARTSYTEDEIQWGYRFEPCMTLEKGAFRVDYTRFEKTFEVQTPVTSAREMYELKEMENQDQSTFSLYWDHLLHPCLSTDLTNDARQGDVPSEEALSRLGFPNITEEERSNEYQSQGANV; from the exons ATGGAGTTGCAGCCGGGCAAGAGGCTCTGTGTGCGTAACAACACTGCTGACTGGCAGCTGCAGTGCCAAGAGTCATGGAATCGCAGAAACTCCATCCCTCCAGCAAAAACTCCCACCGCCAAGCACATGTTGGCTTACCTGCCTCGGCCCCCCACGGAAACCAGCACATATGGGACCTTTCATCAAAAG CCTGAAATGATGGTCATTCCTATGGGTGCTTTAGATGAAAACCAGCAGCACACGGAAACTGCAGCCACAAAGAGAAGTGCCCTGACATGCAACTACGTTTCTGCGTCCTGCAGCTCAAACATCCCCAATGACAGGACAGTCCTCCTCCAGAGGAGGCTCAGCACGGTGGAACAGACCAGCTATGGTGCTCTGGTGCCCACCAAACATCGTCCCAGCGTCTCCATCAATACAGATGAGCTGCCCAAATACCACCGCTCCTCCAGAACGGACCCGCTACCCCCTTCCCTTTTGCGTGACCTCAATGCCCGACTCTATCCACAGCATGCTCTCAGTGCACCCAACATCATCAGCTCTTCACGGACCAAAACCCCAACCCGTAGCGTCGTCTCGGTGCCCACCTCGGACAGAGGACAGAGCCGGCGCTGCAAACTCATGGATGATGATCGACAGTTTGGCTTGGGAAACAAGCAGCAGCGCCAACGCTACGTGACCAAAGTGGGAAAGTGCCAGGTGAACTTGGGCAACATTCAAGAGAAGAAACGGTTCCTTTCGGACATCTTCACCACCATCGTGGATCTCAAGTATCGCTGGTTCCTCTTTGTCTTCAGCATGTGCTACATCATCACCTGGGTGGTCTTTGGCATCATGTATTACTGTGATGCCTGGATAAGGGACGACATCAACCACATAGGTGACCCTGAGTGGAAGGCGTGCATTGAGAACATTGATAATTTCATCTCTGCCTTACTGTTCTCCGTCGAAAGTCAGAGGACGATTGGCTATGGTTCTCGGATTGTGACGGCCCACTGTTCGGAGGGCGTCATCTTGCTAATGGCCCAGTCCATCATTGGCTCCATGATCGATGCTCTCATGGTGGGATGCATGTTTGTCAAGATCTCCAGACCCAAGAAGCGTGCCCAGACCTTAATATTCAGCAAGAAGTGCGTGATCTCTCACCGGGACGAGAAGCTCTGCCTGATGTTCCGGATTGGAGACCTCCGAGACAGTCACATGGTGGACGCAAAAATAAGAGCCAAGCTCATTAAGTCGAGGCAAACCAAGGAAGGGGAGTTCATACCACTGGAGCAGTCAGAGCTGAATCTGGGTTATGACACGGGCGAGGACCGGCTCTTCCTGGTGGAGCCACAGATTATCTGCCATGTCATCAATGACACCAGCCCCTTCTGGGAGATGTCTGCAGAGGCgctgaagagggagcagttcgaaatcatcatcatcctcgAAGGCATCGTAGAAGCCACAG GAATGACGTGTCAAGCCCGGACATCTTACACAGAGGACGAGATCCAGTGGGGCTACCGTTTTGAGCCCTGCATGACCCTGGAAAAAGGCGCCTTCCGTGTGGATTACACCAGATTTGAGAAGACATTTGAAGTTCAGACCCCAGTGACAAGTGCCCGAGAGATGTATGAACTGAAGGAGATGGAGAACCAGGATCAATCTACTTTTAGCTTGTATTGGGACCATCTACTGCACCCTTGCCTTTCCACAGACCTTACCAATGACGCCCGGCAAGGAGATGTTCCCAGTGAGGAAGCCCTCTCCAGACTGGGCTTCCCCAACATCACAGAAGAGGAGAGAAGCAATGAGTACCAGAGCCAGGGGGCCAATGTATGA